Within Bos indicus x Bos taurus breed Angus x Brahman F1 hybrid chromosome 2, Bos_hybrid_MaternalHap_v2.0, whole genome shotgun sequence, the genomic segment tacggaatctagaaaaatgatactgaagaatttatttacaggcaacagtggaaaaacagacatagagaatagacttatggatatggggagaggggagaagaaggtgagatgtatggaaagagtaacatggaaacttacatatgtaaaatagatagccaacaggtatttgctgtatggctcaggaaactcaaacaggtgctctgtatcaaactagaggggtgggatggggagggagatgggagggaggttcaaaagggaggggatatacgtatacctatggctgattcacgttgacgtgacaaaaaacaaaattctgtaaagcaactatccttcaataaaaaataaaatttaaaaaatctgcttgtcAACATAGAagataggggtttgatccctgatctgggaagttcccacaggctgcagagcaactaagtccttatgccacaactattgagcctctgctttagagcccaggagctgcccaactactgaagcacacacaccctagagtctgtgctctacaagagaagccaccgcaatgagaagcccgagcaccacaactagagtaaccCTCActcgccataactagagaaagcccatgtgcagcaacaaagtcccaaaacagccaaaaataagtaaataatattttttaaaataacaacttttaaaaaagatattgaaACAAGAACACAGTAGACTGGACATAGATTTGCcctgagaaagactgaagccTAGTTTCAAATCAGCTCAGTATCGGATTGGATTAAGATGATCTGTCTTTGCTCTATGTGGATACCTAGGAGATATTGCTGGTTTGGGTCTAGACAACTGCAATAAAGAGAGTACCATAATAAAGCAACACACACTAATCTTTTGGTTTCCCAATAGTGCACATACAAACTATGTTTACACCATAGTCTATTAAAGTGTTCATTATTATTATGCCTACAAAGCAACATACGTATcttaattttataactttattgctaaaaataaggctgtatattgtcaccttgcttatttaacttgtatgcagagtacatcatgagaaacgctgggctggatgaagcacaagctggaatcaagattgccgggagaaatatcaataatctcagatatgcagatgacactacccttatggcagaaagtgaagaactaaagagcctcttgatgaaagtaaaagaggagagtgaaaaagttggcttaaagctcaacaatcagaaaacttaagattatGGCacctgggcccatcacttcatggaaaatagatggggaaacagtggctgacttttatttttgggggctccaaaatcactgcagatggtgactgcagccatgaagttaaaagacgcttactccttggaaggaaagttatgaccaatctagacagctcattaaaaagcagagacattattttgccaacagaggtccgtctaatcaaggctatggtttttccagtggtcatgtatggatgcaagagttggactgtgaagaaagctgagcgctgaagaattaatgctttgaactgtggtgttggagaagactcttgagagtcctttggagtgcaaggagatccaaccagtccattctaaagatcagccctgggtgttctttggaaggaatgatgccaaagctgaaactccagtactttggccacctcagagttgactcattggaaaagactctgatgctgggagggattgctggcaggaggaaaaggggatgacagaggatgagatggctggatggcatcactgactcgacggacatgagtttgagtgaactccgggagatggtgatggacagggaggcctggtgtgctgcgattcatggggtcgcagagtcggacacgactgagtgactgaactgaactgaggtggctgtgccaatttcttaaaccaagaaaagaaagtttacTACATCAATTCACCCTTCCTTTCATGAAGGATTTCTCTGTATCAACCAGTGCAGTTAAGATAGTATTTTACCCAGTGTTAccagaacttctttcaaaattggaattAATCCTCTTAAACTCTACTACTCCAACAACTAAATTTATGTAATATTAATATCCTGTTATTATATTAATAGCATCTCCACCAAGAGTTACGTTCCATCTCAAGAAATCAGTCTCTGCTCACTGAAAAGGAACACCTCCTCATCCATTCAAGTTGTATGTGAGGCTGCAGCGACTCAATCACTTCTTCAGGCTCCAGTTGATTCCCTATTttcaccacatctgcagttatttcctccactgaagtcttgagtCCCTCAAAGTCTTCCAGAATTGGAATGTCTAACTCTTGATTTTTTTACCTCTTCCCATGAGTCACAAATGTTCTTAACAGTATTCAGAATTGTGAATccttttacaggttttttttccaATTGACTGTCCAGGATCTATTAGAGGAATCACTATGACAGCTGTAGCCTATTacttcttaaataataaaaagaactaaGTTGAAATTACTCGATACATGGGCTGCAAAACGGATgctgttagcaggcatgaaaacattaAATTTCATTGTCCATCTTCCCCTCAGCGCTCCTAGCTGTGTTGTCAATTCTGCTATTGTGCTAAATCGATTCATgttgtcttgactctttgtgaccctatagactaccaggctcctctgtcgatggaattctctaggcaagaatactggagtgggttgccacgccctcctccaggggatcttcccaaccaagggatcaaacttctactgcattggcaggtggattctttaccactagcaccacctgggaagcattgtCAATTAACAATactattttgaaaggaatcttttctgAGCAATCAGGTCTCAACAGCAGGCTTAAAAGTTTCAGTAAACATGTAAATAGATATGCTGTCATCCACGCTACGTTGTTCCTTCCATTTACAGAGCACTAGCAGAGTAGATTTTAGCCTACTTAAGGACCTGAgatttctgaaaaggaaaaatgagttaAGTACCCTAAAACCACCAGAGAATGGCAGCTTTTACTATTTACATGGTACCACCCAGTGTAGGTACACTGCTACAAACTCAAAAGAAGTGAACTTGAAAACTCTTGAAAAAGACTTAGCAGCATTACTATGTAATTTTTACCCCAGTTCCTtctgaaatatttgtatttagtCTGTGTCTTTGCCTGGTTCATAGTTGTctttatcataaatattttttacaaaagcCCATTTGAAAAGACTATGTATGTGATTCCAACTATTCCAATGATTCCACATTCtaaacaaaacagtaaaaatagcAGTGGTTGGGAGATAAACGAGTAAAAATAGTGGTTGGGCAAGGTTAAGGAGGAATAGAGCAGATTTTTAGagcaatgaaaacattttatatccTATAATGCTTAACACATGAGGGATGTGGATAATGGGAGAGCAGGGGAGAGGCTACCTATGGGTGAAGCAAGTGGTATACTCTTTGTTTGGCTAATCACTAGTTCTTGGTATTCTATAACTTGGTTTCATTACATTTGGTTCAGAGAAGGAAGGTGTAAGTTCCAATGCTGGCAATCCCTAAAATGCAAACAAAGCCAAACATTTCTAGACTTAATGAAAACTCCAGAAAGATATATACACCCATTCTTATAGTAACAGAATATGATGCTAAAAATGAACTCTACAGCTTCATATAAATttcataaatataagaaaatttattCTAAATAATCATTTTATACAGTTAATTACTGAAAAGGACATTCATTACTTTACTATTTACTTAAATGatccaaacaaaataaacatagcAATACAAAATTGCAAGAAATTTACAAAAGCTGTACAAAataacttaacatttaaaaatgggactgatacagtccatatggtctcaAGGGAGCTGTACAATTACAGATTTATGTAGCTTTTTTAAGGGGGTAAAAGAAAGGATGCTTTAAGGCTTCTTTAAGAGTGATCCTTTTAGCTGGTTCATACTCCAACATTTTCTGAATAAGGTCAAAGAGAAGCTCATGTTCAGCATCTTGGGAAAGCATAAATTCCTGAAAGGAGAAGAAATACAGTCAATAGCCTTTTCTactaccatttattttatttacccaCCATGAAAGAAACTCAAGGTTTTGATCATTTAAGCAAAGACCCAGGCTTACCTTCAGAGGTTTACAACGCCTTGAAACGTATCTGCCAGCAGAACTATGTTCATCCCAGTCTAATCGATCATGATGGAAATATTTACGTTTCCTAAGAATAAATTGATATCCATTCATGTTTATAATGTTGacaatgaaaacttaaaaaacatcTAGCAAAGGTGACTGACTGATGGCATCTTTTCTTAAACATACCTGGTTTTCTGTATCATATGTTTTGGTAAAGGCCCAAGAATCCTTTCCATCATTGCCAAATGTTCCTTACTATCATGCgtctaaaataataaagaaaagttaTTAACTACCTCTACTTGCACATTGTGTTTTGCTCTTATTTAACAGAGCTGCTCAATTTTTAGTCAATGGATAATTACAGGTCACCGAAGAATGTGATCTCTAAATCAGATATACTTATAGCAAGTTATAACttaccggaaaaaaaaaaaaaaaagcctacagaGTAAATTCACCATATATTTCTTAAAGATAATTATCTGtaatattcttagaaaagttttaaataaaacaaattatggaagaaatagtgtcagaattacacataaaaaggaaaaagtgttACCTAAAATGCACGTATACTTTGTGTTAAAGTGTCCATTCATATAAACAGACAATTTACTTTGGCAAAGCTATTGAAACAGATCATTGTCACTTACTGGAAATACTGTAAATCCAAGGTAATATTCAATAAGAATACATCCTATACTCCAGACATCACATGGCTGGGACCATCCTAAAGCtgcaaagaaaagcaaactgTTGATGAAAAAATTCTCAATATTTCTTACTGTCTTTGATATTTGAGCTGGAAAGATCCTAAAGCAATCACTTAATCTAAGCTTAAACATAACACAATAGCATAGTATGTTAAGAATCCCGGCTCTGGAGACATCTGGTTTCAAGCCCTAAATCAGGCTTACTTTTTTGGAACAGACTTGGGGAAGAAAATTTTAGTCAAAGCCTCCATTTATTAGCTAGTAAAATGGGAGCAAGCTATACCATGCAAACACTAACATAAACTGTATGGAATATAACAGGCACTaaattattatgtttaaaaatccCATCATGTATTATAAATGTGAAAACTGAAATCTATTAGAATTAACAAATCTCTCAAAGTCTTAAAAGAGTTGACTATTTGGAGTAAATTTAAAATCCTTAATGTGTTTTATTATATTAACCCTAAAATGGAAAGAGTCCCACGAACACCCAGAACAGTAAATTTTAAAGTTGGCTTCAAAACAGGTCTCAAAGCATAGTTAAGAAATTCTTACCTAATATAACTTCAGGTGCCCTATAATGTCTTGTAGATACCAATGTACTGTGATGTTCATCATCATATGTTGCACTTCCGAAGTCTACAACTTTAATATCTGGATTTATTAAAGTACGTTCATCACGTTTCTGAAAATCATAAATGATGGTTAAGAAGGCATGTTAAGGaggcataaaatattaatttcgaAGTATGAATATCAAAGACTTACCATTTTGGGATTATATGCCTCTGTGTAGTCAGACTGTACAAATAAGATGTTTTCAGGTTTTAAGTCTGTGTGAGTCAACTTATTACTGtgcaaaactgaaaacagaaaagttCCTGTATTATAAAAACCAAAAATCAAACTCCAAAGCTCTGCAACAAAAATTCTCTGATTTTCGTATGTCCAAAGAAGTGGTCAACATTCAATTGCCTGTTAGAAAACCATCAGGGACTAAAACCTACTATACCTTTCTAAAGTTAGTTCACTGAAAACCAACTGTTTAAAAAGTGAAGTAGTATACTGTTGTCAAGATGGTGAGATTTgtcattcctttatttttaaccCAGTGGTTCTAGATTATCATTTTTAGCAATCAGAAAGGCTAATCAGTGTTATACAGGATAACATGTTATTATATGCTGGACAATATACTTATTTACTGAATGGTATGCAGTAAACTGACCAACAGCTTATTAGCAACTGTATCTTTCTCCTACCTACTCTTAAGGCAGTCTACCAAGTAGTGTtcattagatttttttcaaatatccaAATTGGTCATTAAAATCAGTCTCACTCTGGAATGTTAAGCGCTTACAGTTCACAGACTTGCATATCTGGTATGCCATCCTCCTGATATGATCCAGTCGAAAGGGCAGAAAACCATTTTCCTTAATAAAGTCATAAGTACTAAGTCCCAATAGTTCAAACACAATGCAGACATGACCATGATGCTCAAACCACTCCAACATCTGGACACAGCGGCTATAAACATAGGAAAAAACAACTGAGTACAGCCTCTCACAATTCCAATCCACCTGAGGCCATTTCCTAAGTTCTATTTTGATACTTACAATGTACTGCTAGGGTCTGTTGTATTTAAGTGTTCCAGAACTTGTATTTCTGAGCGAGCTGCTTCACAATATCTATCcacatttttaactatttttactgCTACATGTCTACCTCCCCTGTTAAGAAAATtaagtccacattaaaaaaaaataaagatatgtcCAATTCCATTTTTTACCACTCTTCAAACTGTCCCACTTCTATTCTGAAGCAGTATTTTGTTTTTCCAATTTATGGTCTGGCATTCAGTTGTCTAATTACATGTAATTACAGACATACAGTTATGTCTAATTATATGTCCAACTTCAACTCAGTGTAAGCAACCAAAATGACCTCTGGAAATACGATAGGGTTGATACAAGTTGCCtgacaaattttttttcatcagcCCATCTAACTcatgtgaccttttttttttggggggggtcttTTAACTATGTACCAACAGTTCTAATTTAACAATACTGTGACATTCCAATTAAGacataaaacaaatatacatGGAGTAGTTTTCTTCCTATAGTACCAGTCACTGCCTAATCTTCATTTGGACCAGGTTGCCAAAGAAGTTGGGAAATAGTGGCAGTAAAATAAAAGAGTGCTAGTTCTTAGAACCTTACCAACCAATAGCAGGAAGCCTCCCCTAATAATTCATTTAGAAAAGCTTTGTCACCCCTAAGGAGAAAGAAACTCAaacaagagacaaaagaaaatttcTACCGTATTTCAATCAATTGTTTGAAGGGCATGGATAAACTCATGACATTAACCTAGAAAGTGTTTTTAGCCCTAGCTTTTGTTATCAGTATCAGATATGTTACTTTCTAAAAACACAGATTCCTGAAGACTGGTTCAATATCTGGGGTAAGAAGTCTCCAGACTCCTAACATGAAACCAAGGCTAAAAACTAATctagaaaaaaacacagaactgTGCCCAGTGGGACAACAAAAAAATACCTCTGACACAATAAAAATCTATTCTCAGCTTGTAGAAGCAGCTTACATGCACTATAAACAGCTACTGCTTAAACACAAAGGGCTAGCAACTTTACTGAGCATTTCCTGTATCTAAGATTAAAAAACCCTAAGCTAAAAGGGTATAATGACAACAAATGATTCATGGTCAGATCATATCCTAAAACTAAATGTATTTTCTGTACTGTTCACCTTCCCAAGTCCAATTCCAGATCAAGAAACTTACGCTTTATGATCAATGCACTCCACAACTTTTCCAAAAGCTCCTTCACCTAAAGTATCAACAATTTCAtctaaaagagagaaataaaactcagttataccaagaaatgaaaagagtTTACTTATAATAAAGGCTATCATATGCAGATTATTCTAGTTGATGCTACAAATTTCCTTATCACTAGATAGTTCATTGGTCAACACTGCCAAAAAACATATATAACTATTTTTagatctaatttcattcttaaGCTACTTTCATTAACTTTGATTTACTGTTTTGGAAGTTCTGTATAACATtaaatttctaaagaaaacaaaaacacaaccccccccaccaaaagaaatggaaaaaacaaaacaaacaaaaacagagaaagaaaaaagatttccaAATCCCTGAAATCTTAATCTATAAATAGATTATGTTATCTGAAAAGTTAATAAGTGTTGAAAAATATTCTATACATCTTGCACTTAGTACGTCTCCACTCTGACAGATCAGGTGACCCTCCTCATCATCCTCTACACTCCTGGTTCTTTTCCTTCGGTGACTCTTCTGGAAACGTCAAGTGCGCGGCACCAAGATCATCCAGCCAATCAATATACCCGAGTGAATTCAGGGCAGAATACGAAATTCATTCAGCGGGGAGATATTCAGGCATTCAGATACACGCCAGGCCACAAACGGTTGGCAGGAGCAATTTCAAATTCAGTCCCCAGAAATTCACAGGGCACATAGTTTatgttaacaggagaaaaacatggCAAGGAACAGATTTTCAGATAAGATACTCAAAGTGGCAAGGTAACAAAACATAATacaattgtttttcttaaaaaaaaaaaaaaaatgcttagttGTAGCATTCACTGAAACATAAAACTTAAGTTTCTAGTGTCCTAATTTAATGTTGCAAAATTGTAGAATGTAATTATTTACTTGTCAAAAGTAGACTGTGGCCAAATTATAATTTCCTAGCTAATCTAAGAAAACAAATATCgaaacagtaaataaaaattctaatgttggggagaaaaaaaaattggcatacAAGAACACTACAGTATTTAAAATGTCATCTGAGCTTGAGCTCCAAATTAACACATAACCAACCCATAATGTTCAAATCTGTTTTTTAGTGATAAAAGGATTAGCCAGAACAAAGGCAATGCATAATCCTCaatcatacaaatataaaaaccataCTTGTAGATAAGACTTTCATTTATCAAAGCAAATCAAATTTCTTAAAgtaccataaaaatattttcagaatatcttGTAATCCCTGCTATAAGCTAATAGACATTATCTACACTATTTCACAAGAATGACAATTAGTTGCCAATGATTAATAAAATGTTACCATACAATTAAACATGTACTGTATTTCAGGAATTTCCTATCCAATGCACAAAGAATCCTGTAAGTTAAAACTGAGATGACTTCATCTTAAATAGAACTTTCTCAAATGATCAAACACAATTTCAAGTTTTCCTGTTCCACATgggaaataaaatttccaaaaaatttaaaagagctCATACCCCATGTGAACAATGATATGAAGTGCTGTCGTGAATTCTGTGTTTGCTTTTATAACTACTTCTTCCACTTCTACCAGAGGACTTGCTACTATGGTTCTGATATCTGCTTTCATAATCTTTATGTCGATGTCCAGGTTCACATCCTTGACTGTAGTCATTTCTGTATTCATCAATGTAGCGTCGACTATGATAATCTTTCTCATTTAAGGATCTGCTTTCCAGGTAATAGCTAGAAAAAGAATTAGCATCAAATATCCTCAAATTTTCAGTAAATCTCTTAAAATAGTACTCATCAAAATTTTTTTCCCACCAAAAAAGACTTCCAATTTTACAACCATAGCTGAAAATGGCAATCCATCAGTTATTTTAAGTCAATTCtagttttaataatgaaaatgtacTCCCCACCAGTTTTACTGAAATCAAACTGACATGTTAATATTGTAATGAAAGTATTTTCCTAAGAACCCTCCTTACCTATCAGATGTTTTAGAGTAATTGTATCTGCAGCGCTTGTTCTCCCGTGCACTGCTATGcgatctcttctttcttttatgaCTGCCGCTGCTGCTCTTCCATTTTCCATAATCCCAATCTTTTTCATCCCAATCAGGACAGTAACTTCTTTTTGAGTGTCTCATCTACATAAAAAACAAGTTTTCCCGGTTAAGGTGTATCCCACATGtcaacattttaataaaactcgTCCTCTAAAATTCATCCGAGTTGTGACGTTTCAATTGTTCTTTTAAATCAAAGCTCAAAAGTCATTATTACTCAACTATGAGGGAAATCCTTTCCTGCCGAAACTACAAATTCCTAACAACTTGAAAAAGACGTTATACAAAACGACTTTTCATCAACTACCGATCATACCCGTACTAACACCTGGGCTCGATTCCATACAAAAACAAGCGTCGAAATCAAGACGCTCCAACTGTTCCGAGAAGGGGCGGCAGGAACACCACGCCTAAAAGGCCCGATCACCCGACTTCTCACAGGCTCCTTCAACTACTCCATATTATTCCTGTCTCCTTGAGTTCCTAAACCTAACTTTTGCTTTCACCACTGAGGGCAGACACTCGCCATTTTCCCTCGAGTCGCCTTACATCGGGTCAATGTGTTCTTTTCTTTAAGAACACAGATCCTCAGAAGAGCGTGACTGAGGCACATTCCAGGACCCAAGTCATTGCcaacttcccccaccccaccccaccgccaTCTTAGAGCCCGTCCGAGGCCAGCCGTCGCAGACAACATGGCGGCCGCGGACGCCCGAGCTCggccctcccctcttcctctgaACGTTGTCTCAAACGTTCGAGAACCTCTGCCCGCCCAGCGAACTCTTCGTTGCGGATCACACAGAAAATCGCAGCGACGGCCTGGACAAAGCTTGGAAGACGAGCGAACCATCTTTCTGCAGCTAGGGGAGGGGAGCGGGCGGCGGAGAAGAAAAGATCACCGCGCCAGAGACTGCGGGCGGCCAACAAGCCTGTGGGAGAGCTTCACGGGCGTTCTCAAGACACAAAAGGGGGTCCCGACATCTAGCCCGCTTCTCCCTGCGTCTTACCGTGTTGGCCAAAGAGTCCAAGCCTAAGGAGGCAATGCTTGCAACACAACCACGGAAAAAAACCAGCTCGCTGCGACAAGCTCCCACGGCAGTATGGAGCTAACAACCGCAGCGTCTGGACGTTTGGAAAACAAGATGACTAGGCAAGCGCGTCTCCGCctccgggcggggcggggcgtgcACGCGTGTAGGGCTGAGCTGGTGAGCCTTATGCGCAGGCGCTGGGTAGGGAGCTTAGAGACAATAGGTGGACCGAGGAAAGGCTTTGTCAGCGGCCATTTTGGCCCGCTCTCTGTTCTCTGAGAAAACATTGTGTTGAGTAGAAAAGACTTGTTCATCCTCACTAAAAATTGTGTTCGTGAAcactagaaatgaagaaaagtggGGGAAGCGGGTACAAAGTAGCGTGTGTCCTGATTGCAACCGCTTAAACTGAAAGATTACACCATTTGCATCAAGTAGCCCGAAATTAGGAATTGTCTGGATTTGGGCTTTTGTTCtgagacatttttaaaactaGTTAAATCTTACGTGACTGAGACCCACGCTCACTGAGGTTAGATTGTAAAGATTTTTACCGaggttttaaaaatccaaatgtgAGAGCAAGAGCCTGGAGACAGGAAGTGGGAGTCCACAGGTAAGCAACATTTCCGCGTTAAGTGAAGTTTCTAAGGTGAAAAGTTGAAGTAAGCTGAAAGGGGAAAATGGAAGGTTATTAGAAGAAGACCGAATTATctgaaaacaacttctgaataacAGAAATCAAGCTGCAATTTGAGAGAACAAAGTAACTGCCTATCCTGATCGCCGCCCCTCCTCCAACTTGAAAAAAGAGTTCACGTTACTCCTTCTAAACTTAGTGAAACACATAAAATCATCACGCATGAAGATGGAGCATACTTGTGTTTTTTGCACAGGAGAGCAACGTAGATAACCTGCCCGTTACAGATGCAGTACTGTAGGGTAAAGTGATGAAAATGAATACACAGAGGAATTCCAAAAAACCTATGGTGGTTTGCATTTCTTAAGCCTTTTCtctgaaaatgctttaaaatcgTTAATACCTAGATTTCTATATGGGATCAGGATCACTAAATTTAAGGTTAGTGTTTCGCTTGTGAGGGAGAAATTTCTCACAGTAACTTGTGAAATTTGCTGTTAAGTACATGCTTCTCAGCACATTTAAATGTTAACCAAAACATAGGGAATCCCATTCTTTCGAGTATAAGTGTTAATCACATTGTGTTAACACTGAGCATAGGTTCTCACTTAATCCTAACAGCAATCTAAATATGGGTATTAACCATATTCTGCTAATACAGGTCAAAGTTGCAGCAAATGACTGTGCAGAGAgcaagttgagttcagttcagtcgctcaatcgtgtcccactgtttgcgaccccatgaaccacagcacacccaggcctctgtgtccatcaccaactcctagagtctacccaaactcatgtccattgagtcagtgatgccatccaaccatctcatcctctgttgtccccttctcctcctgccctcaatctttcccagcatcagggtcttttcaaatgagtcagctcttcacatcaagtggccaaaatattggaatttcagcttcaacatcagtccttccaatgaacacccagaactgatctttaggatggacttgctggatctccttgtaggccaagagactctcaagagtcctttccaacaccacaattcaaaagcatcaatttttctgcactcagctttctttatagtccaaccctcacatccatacatgactactggaaaaaccatagccttgactagacagacctttgttggcaaagtaatgtctttgctttttaatatactgtctaggttggtcataactttccttccaaggattaagcatcttttaatttcatggctgcaatcaccatctgcagtgattttggagcccagaaaaataaagtcagccactgtttacccatctattttccgtgaagttatgggaccggatgccatgatcttcgttttctgaatgttgagctttaagccagcttttcactctcctctttcactttgatgaagaggctttttagttcctcttcactttctgccataagggtggtgtcatctgcatatctgaggttattgatatttctcccagcaaccttgattccagcttgtgcaagTTAATATGTTTAATTTCTTTAGGAGAATTCCTCATTGTAAAATTGCTGGGTAAAAGGTGAAGAAATCTTGTActtgttttccaaaatgattttaaatttaacaGCCCATATCTAACCAATTAGTGATTTGAGATATACCCAAAGTTTCATTAATTAAATTAGCTATTTTAGTGTTAATGCATGTTATGGGCTGTTTGAAGGCCTGTGTCTCCACCTCCACACATATTCATAATTTTAAGTCCTAGCTCCCACTatttcagaatgtgactataGTGTCAACTGGAAAAAATGCACAGTgtaagagttgttgttcagttgctagtttgtgtctgactctttgtgactcccatgagctgcagcacaccaggcttctctgtctgtccattgaatcagtgatgtcatacaaccatctcattctctgtcacctccttctcctcctgccatctttcccagcatcagggtcttttccaatgagtcagctctccacatctggtggccaaagtattagagcttcagcatcaggtgaCCAGTGGCTCCTGGGTGGATGATTGGCTCCATGGCTGACAGTGACTCCTGAGCATCGGATTGGCCCCAGGGCAGTCAAAGGCAGCAGTGAGTCCAAGGTGCTGGACATCATCCAACATCACCTCCAGCCTTCCCCAGACCCCCTTCCCAGCCACTCTAGTAGGGCCTTTGTCTTCACTCC encodes:
- the CLK1 gene encoding dual specificity protein kinase CLK1 isoform X2; amino-acid sequence: MLEWFEHHGHVCIVFELLGLSTYDFIKENGFLPFRLDHIRRMAYQICKSVNFLHSNKLTHTDLKPENILFVQSDYTEAYNPKMKRDERTLINPDIKVVDFGSATYDDEHHSTLVSTRHYRAPEVILALGWSQPCDVWSIGCILIEYYLGFTVFPTHDSKEHLAMMERILGPLPKHMIQKTRKRKYFHHDRLDWDEHSSAGRYVSRRCKPLKEFMLSQDAEHELLFDLIQKMLEYEPAKRITLKEALKHPFFYPLKKAT
- the CLK1 gene encoding dual specificity protein kinase CLK1 isoform X1, whose product is MRHSKRSYCPDWDEKDWDYGKWKSSSGSHKRKKRSHSSARENKRCRYNYSKTSDSYYLESRSLNEKDYHSRRYIDEYRNDYSQGCEPGHRHKDYESRYQNHSSKSSGRSGRSSYKSKHRIHDSTSYHCSHGKSHRRKRTRSVEDDEEGHLICQSGDVLSARYEIVDTLGEGAFGKVVECIDHKAGGRHVAVKIVKNVDRYCEAARSEIQVLEHLNTTDPSSTFRCVQMLEWFEHHGHVCIVFELLGLSTYDFIKENGFLPFRLDHIRRMAYQICKSVNFLHSNKLTHTDLKPENILFVQSDYTEAYNPKMKRDERTLINPDIKVVDFGSATYDDEHHSTLVSTRHYRAPEVILALGWSQPCDVWSIGCILIEYYLGFTVFPTHDSKEHLAMMERILGPLPKHMIQKTRKRKYFHHDRLDWDEHSSAGRYVSRRCKPLKEFMLSQDAEHELLFDLIQKMLEYEPAKRITLKEALKHPFFYPLKKAT